A single window of Athene noctua chromosome 1, bAthNoc1.hap1.1, whole genome shotgun sequence DNA harbors:
- the NT5C1B gene encoding cytosolic 5'-nucleotidase 1B isoform X2 has product MSGSGPEAPQPSDAAQARLQEAEQDWAAAKAFYDNLVSKRPRPALEHVNARLLELYPDDEERFDIVLMTNNHAQVGVRLINSINHYGLTIERFCMTGGKSPIGYLTAYLTNLYLSADSEKVQEAIEAGIASATMFTANKDVAYSDTQLRVAFDGDAVLFSDESEQIVKEQGLDRFFEHEQLNENKPLAQGPLKGFLEDLGKLQKKFYAKNERLNCPIRTFLVTARSAASSGARVLKTLRSWGLEIDEALFLAGAPKGPILVKIRPHIFFDDQMFHIEGAQKLGTIAAHVPYGIAQKYHKSA; this is encoded by the exons ATGAGCGGCTCCGGCCCGGAGGCGCCCCAGCCCAGCGACGCCGCGCAGGCCCGGCTGCAGGAGGCCGAGCAGGACTGGGCGGCGGCCAAGGCTTTCTACGACAACCTGGTTTCCAAGAGACCCCGGCCG GCACTGGAGCATGTCAATGCCCGGCTCCTTGAGCTGTACCCTGATGATGAAGAACGATTTGATATTGTCCTGATGACTAATAACCATGCCCAAGTAGGAGTGAGACTCATAAACAGCATCAATCACTATG GCTTAACAATTGAACGTTTCTGTATGACGGGAGGAAAAAGCCCTATTGGTTATCTGACTGCGTACCTTACGAACTTGTACCTCTCAGCAGACTCTGAAAAAGTGCAAGAAGCTATAGAAGCAG GCATCGCATCAGCTACAATGTTCactgccaacaaagatgttgctTACTCGGATACACAGTTGAGGGTGGCATTCGATGGGGATGCGGTTCTCTTTTCTGATGAATCAGAACAGATTGTCAAAGAGCAAGGATTAGATCGGTTTTTTGAACATGAACAGCTGAATGAAAATAAGCCTCTTGCACAG GGTCCTTTGAAAGGTTTTCTGGAAGACCTAGGGAAACTCCAGAAGAAGTTCTATGCCAAAAACGAACGATTAAATTGTCCCATAAGGACCTTCCTGGTCACAGCCAGAAGTGCAGCCAGCTCTGGAGCCAGAGTGCTGAAGACTCTTCGTAGCTGGGGTCTGGAGATCGACGAGGCACTTTTTCTAGCAGGAGCTCCTAAAGGACCGATCCTGGTGAAAATCCGCCCTCACATTTTCTTTGATGACCAGATGTTTCATATCGAAGGAGCACAGAAATTAGGCACCATAGCTGCGCACGTTCCCTATGGCATTGCTCAGAAATACCACAAATCTGCATGA
- the NT5C1B gene encoding cytosolic 5'-nucleotidase 1B isoform X1, which translates to MSGSGPEAPQPSDAAQARLQEAEQDWAAAKAFYDNLVSKRPRPPKPQHAITVAVSSRALFDLVEERRIYEEQGVEKYVEYQQDNENVTLKPGPAFYFVKALEHVNARLLELYPDDEERFDIVLMTNNHAQVGVRLINSINHYGLTIERFCMTGGKSPIGYLTAYLTNLYLSADSEKVQEAIEAGIASATMFTANKDVAYSDTQLRVAFDGDAVLFSDESEQIVKEQGLDRFFEHEQLNENKPLAQGPLKGFLEDLGKLQKKFYAKNERLNCPIRTFLVTARSAASSGARVLKTLRSWGLEIDEALFLAGAPKGPILVKIRPHIFFDDQMFHIEGAQKLGTIAAHVPYGIAQKYHKSA; encoded by the exons ATGAGCGGCTCCGGCCCGGAGGCGCCCCAGCCCAGCGACGCCGCGCAGGCCCGGCTGCAGGAGGCCGAGCAGGACTGGGCGGCGGCCAAGGCTTTCTACGACAACCTGGTTTCCAAGAGACCCCGGCCG CCCAAGCCCCAGCACGCCATCACGGTAGCCGTCTCCTCCCGAGCCCTCTTCGACCTGGTGGAGGAGCGGCGGATCTACGAAGAGCAAGGGGTGGAGAAGTACGTGGAGTACCAGCAGGACAACGAGAACGTCACCCTCAAACCCGGGCCGGCTTTCTACTTCGTCAAG GCACTGGAGCATGTCAATGCCCGGCTCCTTGAGCTGTACCCTGATGATGAAGAACGATTTGATATTGTCCTGATGACTAATAACCATGCCCAAGTAGGAGTGAGACTCATAAACAGCATCAATCACTATG GCTTAACAATTGAACGTTTCTGTATGACGGGAGGAAAAAGCCCTATTGGTTATCTGACTGCGTACCTTACGAACTTGTACCTCTCAGCAGACTCTGAAAAAGTGCAAGAAGCTATAGAAGCAG GCATCGCATCAGCTACAATGTTCactgccaacaaagatgttgctTACTCGGATACACAGTTGAGGGTGGCATTCGATGGGGATGCGGTTCTCTTTTCTGATGAATCAGAACAGATTGTCAAAGAGCAAGGATTAGATCGGTTTTTTGAACATGAACAGCTGAATGAAAATAAGCCTCTTGCACAG GGTCCTTTGAAAGGTTTTCTGGAAGACCTAGGGAAACTCCAGAAGAAGTTCTATGCCAAAAACGAACGATTAAATTGTCCCATAAGGACCTTCCTGGTCACAGCCAGAAGTGCAGCCAGCTCTGGAGCCAGAGTGCTGAAGACTCTTCGTAGCTGGGGTCTGGAGATCGACGAGGCACTTTTTCTAGCAGGAGCTCCTAAAGGACCGATCCTGGTGAAAATCCGCCCTCACATTTTCTTTGATGACCAGATGTTTCATATCGAAGGAGCACAGAAATTAGGCACCATAGCTGCGCACGTTCCCTATGGCATTGCTCAGAAATACCACAAATCTGCATGA